A window of Hymenobacter aerilatus contains these coding sequences:
- a CDS encoding peptidoglycan DD-metalloendopeptidase family protein: MSSSLAELLERHQHEFGPVLPVDLSAPDVARLDFTAANALLADVDLRDTDAFSDLVARMLAAQQADIGIGGYLENRAVYHRSPTLFADDRTPARTLHLGVDVWLRAGTPVLAPLDAVVHSLADNANFGDYGPTVILQHQLEDTIFYTLYGHLTRRETALLRPGMTVAQGTTFAEVGPPPENGDWPPHLHFQVIADLQGRQGDFPGVAAPAEREQWAALCPDPHLILQSQVV; this comes from the coding sequence ATGTCTTCTTCCCTTGCCGAACTGCTAGAGCGCCACCAACACGAGTTTGGACCAGTGCTGCCTGTTGACCTTAGTGCGCCCGATGTGGCTCGCCTGGATTTCACTGCGGCCAATGCGCTGTTGGCTGATGTTGACCTGCGCGATACGGATGCTTTTTCTGATTTGGTGGCGCGCATGCTCGCCGCACAGCAGGCCGATATTGGCATTGGCGGCTACCTCGAAAACCGCGCTGTCTACCACCGCAGCCCTACCCTCTTCGCCGACGACAGAACCCCGGCCCGCACCCTGCACCTAGGCGTGGATGTGTGGCTGCGCGCCGGCACGCCCGTGTTAGCCCCACTCGATGCCGTGGTGCACAGCCTGGCCGACAATGCCAATTTCGGCGACTACGGCCCTACCGTGATTCTGCAACATCAGCTCGAAGACACGATTTTCTACACCCTCTACGGCCACCTCACCCGCCGCGAAACAGCGCTATTGCGTCCCGGCATGACCGTCGCCCAAGGCACCACCTTTGCCGAGGTAGGCCCCCCACCCGAAAACGGCGACTGGCCCCCGCACCTGCATTTCCAGGTAATAGCCGACCTGCAAGGCCGCCAGGGCGACTTTCCGGGCGTGGCGGCCCCAGCAGAGCGGGAGCAATGGGCAGCGCTGTGTCCTGATCCGCATTTGATTCTGCAAAGCCAGGTTGTCTGA
- a CDS encoding exo-beta-N-acetylmuramidase NamZ family protein — MTVSFLPSLLSLALLATDCSRAAAPTATTPPTRPASASATPAAPALQVGAAQFGRYLPQLKGKRVGLVVNQTSRVAQSYLVDTLLAQGVGVKTIFAPEHGFRGEAADGATIKDGKDARSGLPVRSLYGATKKPTPEMLKDLDVLVFDIQDVGTRFYTFISTLHYVMEAAAEQGKEVLVLDRPNPNGWYVDGPVLDPALKSFVGLDPLPIVHGLTVGELAQMLNGEKWLAGGVQCKLTVVPVAGYTHATRYELPVRPSPNLPTAQSVALYPSLCLFEGTDVSVGRGTNTPFEILGSPKQPASRPFTFVPTPNPGSTDPPQKGQPCRGVNLRDAKVEGFTLRYLLDFYQKSTAKDQFFNKGFERLAGTKELRQQIIAGKTEAEIRKTWEPGLSQYKQLRKKYLLYPDFNG, encoded by the coding sequence ATGACAGTATCCTTTCTTCCCAGCTTGCTGAGCCTTGCCTTGCTCGCCACCGATTGCAGCCGCGCTGCCGCGCCCACGGCAACTACTCCGCCTACCCGGCCGGCATCTGCTAGCGCAACTCCCGCAGCCCCCGCGTTGCAGGTAGGCGCCGCGCAGTTTGGTCGCTACCTGCCCCAGCTGAAAGGCAAGCGTGTGGGTCTGGTGGTCAACCAAACCTCGCGCGTGGCCCAGTCCTACCTCGTGGATACGCTGCTGGCGCAGGGGGTAGGCGTGAAAACGATTTTCGCGCCCGAGCACGGGTTCCGGGGAGAGGCGGCCGATGGCGCGACTATTAAGGACGGCAAAGATGCCCGCAGCGGCCTGCCGGTGCGCAGCCTCTACGGCGCCACCAAAAAGCCTACCCCCGAGATGCTGAAAGATCTGGATGTGTTGGTATTTGACATTCAGGATGTGGGCACGCGCTTCTACACGTTCATCAGCACGCTGCATTACGTGATGGAAGCTGCCGCTGAGCAGGGCAAGGAAGTGCTGGTGCTAGACCGCCCCAACCCCAACGGCTGGTACGTAGATGGCCCCGTGCTAGACCCGGCGCTCAAGTCCTTCGTCGGCCTCGACCCGCTGCCCATTGTGCACGGCCTCACGGTAGGCGAGCTGGCTCAGATGCTGAATGGCGAAAAATGGCTGGCCGGCGGTGTGCAGTGCAAGCTCACGGTGGTGCCGGTGGCGGGCTACACCCACGCTACGCGCTATGAGCTACCGGTGCGCCCCTCCCCTAACTTGCCCACTGCGCAGAGCGTGGCGCTCTACCCCTCGCTGTGCCTGTTCGAGGGCACCGACGTGAGCGTGGGTCGCGGCACCAACACGCCGTTCGAGATTCTAGGAAGCCCGAAGCAGCCAGCCTCGCGGCCCTTTACGTTTGTCCCTACCCCCAACCCCGGCTCCACCGACCCACCCCAGAAAGGCCAGCCCTGCCGCGGCGTGAACTTGCGCGACGCGAAGGTAGAGGGCTTCACGCTTCGCTATCTGCTCGACTTCTACCAGAAAAGCACCGCCAAAGACCAGTTCTTCAACAAAGGTTTTGAGCGACTGGCTGGCACCAAAGAGCTGAGGCAGCAGATTATTGCGGGCAAAACGGAGGCGGAAATTCGCAAGACGTGGGAGCCGGGCCTAAGCCAGTACAAACAGCTGCGCAAGAAGTATCTGCTGTATCCTGATTTTAATGGTTGA
- the fmt gene encoding methionyl-tRNA formyltransferase, with protein sequence MLRIIFMGTPDFAVPTLETLLTWSGCAVVAVVTAPDKPAGRGRQLQESAVKQAAVAHGVPVLQPTNLKSPAFQEELRSYAADLQVVVAFRMLPEAVWAMPRLGSLNIHASLLPQYRGAAPINWALIEGETQTGVTSFFLQHEIDTGDLILQDVVDIKPEDDFGSLYEKLKVAGAALALRTVQAVAAGHVPTTPQHNSPTLRTAPKISKETGRLDFQQPALALVNRVRGLSPFPTAFTQLPDGRTLKIFRAGVVTPEEAITPQPAVPGSWATDGRTYLRIATTSGMLDLLDVQLEGKKRMPVQDFLRGFNSEMLNEKNLSS encoded by the coding sequence ATGCTTCGAATTATTTTCATGGGCACGCCCGATTTTGCGGTGCCTACCTTAGAAACCCTGCTTACTTGGTCTGGCTGCGCAGTAGTGGCCGTGGTAACGGCACCCGACAAACCCGCTGGGCGCGGCCGACAGCTGCAGGAGTCGGCGGTGAAGCAGGCGGCGGTGGCGCACGGTGTGCCGGTGCTGCAACCCACCAACCTGAAGTCGCCGGCGTTTCAGGAGGAGCTGCGCAGCTACGCCGCCGATTTGCAGGTGGTGGTGGCGTTTCGGATGCTGCCCGAGGCCGTGTGGGCCATGCCCCGCTTGGGTTCTTTGAACATCCATGCATCCCTCCTACCCCAGTACCGGGGCGCGGCGCCCATCAACTGGGCCCTCATCGAAGGCGAAACACAAACCGGCGTCACGTCCTTCTTCCTGCAACACGAAATTGACACCGGTGACCTGATTTTGCAGGATGTGGTCGACATCAAGCCTGAGGACGATTTTGGCTCGCTCTACGAAAAGCTGAAAGTGGCTGGGGCCGCGCTGGCGCTACGCACGGTACAAGCCGTGGCGGCTGGCCACGTGCCTACCACACCTCAGCACAATAGCCCTACCCTACGCACGGCGCCCAAAATCAGTAAGGAGACAGGCCGACTAGACTTTCAGCAGCCCGCACTGGCCTTGGTGAACCGTGTCCGGGGCTTATCGCCCTTTCCCACGGCTTTCACCCAACTCCCCGACGGGCGCACGCTCAAGATTTTCCGCGCCGGCGTGGTCACGCCCGAGGAGGCCATTACGCCCCAGCCCGCCGTGCCCGGCTCCTGGGCCACCGACGGCCGTACCTACCTGCGCATTGCCACTACCTCCGGCATGCTCGACCTGCTCGATGTGCAATTGGAAGGCAAAAAGCGCATGCCCGTGCAGGACTTTCTACGCGGATTCAACAGTGAAATGCTGAACGAGAAAAACCTGTCATCCTGA
- the porU2 gene encoding putative type IX secretion system sortase PorU2: MNYTYNWAVRGLWQRLLAVVMLMLGGYPVLAQSGPYGNEWIVPGQQYYKVQTVRDGLYRLDNAYLTQAGINGVNPSQFQLWRRGQQVAIYVGGNATTQDASTYIEFFGQGNDAKLDRGMYKRAQDQAQPYHSLYTDTAAYFLTWSSASQTKRMAQPVATAPGTAAPYWLRPELQVHGYLYADVDETAYLFQPWAEPGEGFFSGAMNTNGFTFPIGTEQRQNMAAGARLETRLVGSSKANHIVEVAIEQPSGTRRLLGAERFDNYASRKVSYALQPADVRPDGTIRVQIKPSNTAEGQRDIARISYFKVTYPQTARWIATRESRHFQSDSTLNAPAYYVLDSIPASVYGYDVTDPYAVQRITGTAATGAKRGFYFPSASASSSRRLLLADTEKPLVPVLPARRVNFLALQPTMANYIIVTSPVQMRPAGGVANPAQAYADYRASAAGGKFDVLMVTSQQLYDQFHYGEKSALALRQFALWMLTDKSREKFLLLLGKGYHVGEGFNGTYPRNMPGVEQVPTSTRSASDIFFTADWPNNNYTAGMATGRISASTPQQVVNYLNKLKEHEALGLEPWRKRAINLAGGANLTDYAEFNGYIDKYKQLIEAPCFGGEVVKTYRRSALGSVGSFPVGINISEELNKGLSMITYFGHGSTTTLDLDIGSVNDATKNYNNKGKYPVMFVNGCAAGNTFTPYATLCEDWVFTPDKGFVGFMCESGFGFSNDLNESQTLMYKLLLNDPAWYGKPVARVWNEVARRLQPIAQYSPSTASNLMCTIWQGDPALRLFSPAKPDLVVTNDSLHIPAAANGQPVLASAESFKLVINAGNLGSLCGAEKVDVCVTRKYPATSGRRDDAYSFSFTATQRDNTYTVDIPNTGDVFGENTFIVKLDCNNLIDELDETNNEAQLKYNFLRGGVTALTPTEFAIVPSGTVRLVGQSNLISTEPRLFDMELDTVPTFNSPLVQRNNTVSGRQLASWSATVPTVAGRDSVVWYWRLRLQTPQAEESNAWATSSFRVIPGSAGGWSQSHYGQLQRNTQQRVVVAAPNGRWSFTEADGGSGVVTSTLIGPAQQWTTLFHTVRTQENDSYTLRLLGVDATGATTVLNPNVTSRTYSLADVSATRYPYLQLQVVLRDTLSRTAPQLRQLLVTYQGVPEGVVRPDLATTDAYAAATLTRQAASGTLSFPVYFQNISTTDFGTPLKAEVTLRDAANRTSTTLVEYKGGVLKAGETAKIDVTANVVNLATGVVTGSVNVNPRLLPEQYYFNNQLVLPNFNVNNSSTPPTLDVAFDGQHILNGDIVSPSPLVTVQLQNNNLLRPVKEASNFSLFLVKPGESNATEVNMNSSAVAFMADSAKGMARIEYRPITALADGKYTLIAQGRDASGSTAGSQEYRVTFEVINESTITNVYPYPNPMTSKAKFVFTLTGAQVPRNMKIQILSLTGRVVREIMMAELGPLRIGNNISDYAWDGTDEFGDRLANGTYLYRVVLDDPNKDFQHRTTAGDKAFKKDWGKIVLLR, from the coding sequence ATGAACTACACCTACAATTGGGCAGTACGCGGGCTGTGGCAGCGCCTGTTGGCGGTAGTGATGCTTATGCTGGGCGGGTATCCAGTGCTGGCCCAGTCCGGACCGTACGGCAACGAGTGGATTGTACCCGGCCAGCAGTACTACAAGGTACAAACCGTGCGCGACGGTCTCTACCGCCTCGACAACGCCTACCTCACGCAGGCCGGCATCAACGGCGTAAATCCAAGTCAATTCCAACTGTGGCGGCGTGGTCAGCAAGTGGCTATTTATGTGGGTGGCAATGCCACTACGCAAGATGCCAGCACTTATATCGAGTTCTTCGGGCAGGGCAACGATGCCAAGCTGGACCGCGGTATGTACAAAAGAGCCCAGGACCAGGCGCAGCCCTACCATAGTCTCTATACGGATACTGCCGCGTATTTCCTGACGTGGTCCAGCGCTTCTCAGACCAAGCGTATGGCCCAGCCGGTGGCAACCGCACCAGGTACGGCGGCGCCTTACTGGCTACGCCCGGAGTTGCAGGTGCACGGGTATCTCTACGCCGATGTAGACGAAACAGCCTACCTGTTCCAGCCATGGGCCGAACCTGGGGAAGGCTTCTTTTCCGGAGCGATGAATACCAATGGTTTCACATTCCCGATTGGTACGGAGCAGCGTCAGAACATGGCTGCCGGGGCACGCTTAGAAACACGCTTGGTTGGTTCATCCAAGGCAAATCATATTGTTGAGGTAGCCATTGAGCAGCCCTCTGGTACCCGACGTCTACTAGGTGCCGAACGATTTGACAACTATGCCAGTCGGAAGGTATCCTATGCGTTGCAGCCTGCCGATGTGCGGCCGGATGGTACTATTCGCGTGCAAATCAAGCCCAGCAATACAGCTGAGGGCCAACGCGACATTGCACGTATCTCTTATTTTAAAGTTACCTACCCTCAAACCGCACGCTGGATAGCCACTCGGGAAAGCCGCCATTTTCAGAGTGACTCCACCCTGAACGCGCCGGCTTACTATGTGCTCGACAGCATTCCAGCCAGCGTATATGGCTACGATGTAACCGACCCCTACGCCGTACAACGTATTACAGGAACTGCCGCCACTGGTGCAAAGCGCGGTTTTTATTTCCCATCGGCTAGTGCCTCCAGTTCCCGGCGCCTGCTGCTGGCTGACACCGAAAAGCCTTTGGTGCCGGTGCTGCCGGCTCGGCGCGTCAATTTTCTGGCCCTACAGCCAACGATGGCAAACTACATCATTGTCACGAGCCCCGTGCAGATGCGGCCGGCCGGAGGCGTTGCCAATCCTGCTCAAGCCTATGCCGACTACCGGGCCTCGGCCGCGGGTGGCAAATTTGATGTGTTGATGGTGACTAGCCAGCAGCTTTACGACCAGTTTCACTACGGCGAAAAGTCGGCGCTAGCATTGCGGCAGTTTGCCTTGTGGATGCTCACGGACAAGAGTCGTGAGAAATTCCTGTTGCTGTTGGGTAAGGGCTACCACGTGGGCGAAGGGTTCAACGGCACCTACCCACGCAATATGCCAGGAGTGGAGCAGGTACCTACCAGCACGCGCAGTGCCTCGGATATATTTTTTACTGCTGACTGGCCCAATAATAATTACACTGCCGGCATGGCCACCGGCCGTATCTCGGCTTCCACGCCGCAGCAGGTAGTCAATTATCTGAACAAGTTAAAGGAACACGAAGCCCTGGGGCTGGAGCCCTGGCGAAAGCGGGCTATAAACCTAGCCGGTGGTGCCAACCTGACGGATTATGCAGAGTTCAACGGCTATATTGATAAGTACAAGCAGCTGATTGAAGCCCCTTGCTTCGGGGGAGAAGTGGTAAAAACCTACCGCCGTTCAGCGTTGGGCTCAGTTGGCTCATTTCCGGTAGGAATTAATATCTCAGAGGAGTTGAACAAGGGCTTATCCATGATTACGTATTTCGGTCACGGCTCCACTACTACCCTTGATTTAGATATAGGCAGCGTTAATGACGCTACCAAAAACTACAACAATAAAGGCAAGTACCCGGTAATGTTCGTGAACGGCTGCGCTGCGGGCAACACCTTTACTCCCTACGCTACGCTGTGCGAAGATTGGGTATTCACTCCCGACAAGGGCTTTGTAGGCTTCATGTGCGAATCGGGCTTTGGCTTCTCCAACGACCTGAACGAAAGCCAGACGCTGATGTACAAGCTGTTGCTGAACGACCCGGCCTGGTATGGCAAACCCGTGGCGCGAGTATGGAACGAGGTAGCCCGCCGCCTGCAACCCATTGCGCAGTATAGCCCTTCCACGGCTTCCAACTTGATGTGCACCATCTGGCAGGGCGACCCGGCCCTGCGCCTGTTCTCGCCCGCCAAGCCCGATCTGGTCGTTACCAACGACAGCCTCCACATTCCGGCAGCGGCCAACGGGCAGCCCGTGCTGGCTTCGGCGGAGTCGTTTAAGCTGGTTATCAACGCGGGCAACCTGGGGAGCCTGTGCGGGGCCGAAAAGGTGGATGTATGCGTAACCCGCAAATATCCCGCTACCTCCGGCCGCCGAGACGACGCGTACAGCTTCTCCTTTACCGCTACCCAGCGCGACAATACCTACACGGTGGACATTCCGAATACGGGCGACGTATTCGGCGAGAATACTTTTATCGTGAAGCTTGATTGCAACAACCTGATTGACGAGCTGGACGAAACCAACAACGAAGCACAGCTGAAATACAACTTCCTGCGGGGCGGCGTCACGGCCCTCACGCCCACGGAGTTTGCCATTGTACCCTCGGGTACAGTGCGGCTGGTAGGGCAGAGCAACCTTATCAGCACCGAGCCGCGCTTGTTTGATATGGAGCTGGATACAGTGCCTACCTTCAACAGCCCTCTGGTACAGCGCAACAACACCGTTTCGGGGCGGCAGCTGGCCAGCTGGTCGGCTACGGTGCCTACCGTTGCCGGGCGCGACAGTGTGGTGTGGTACTGGCGCCTGCGTCTGCAAACCCCGCAGGCTGAGGAAAGCAACGCTTGGGCTACCAGCTCGTTCCGGGTGATTCCGGGTAGTGCGGGTGGCTGGTCGCAGAGCCATTACGGACAGTTGCAGCGCAACACCCAGCAGCGCGTAGTCGTGGCGGCACCCAATGGCCGCTGGAGCTTCACGGAGGCCGATGGCGGCAGCGGGGTAGTCACCTCCACGCTTATTGGCCCGGCGCAGCAGTGGACTACCTTGTTCCATACTGTGCGTACGCAGGAAAACGACAGCTACACGCTACGCCTGCTGGGCGTAGATGCTACGGGTGCCACTACTGTGCTGAACCCCAATGTCACCAGTCGCACCTATTCGCTAGCCGACGTATCCGCTACGCGCTACCCTTATCTGCAACTGCAAGTAGTGCTGCGTGATACCCTTAGCCGCACAGCGCCGCAACTCAGACAACTTTTGGTGACGTACCAAGGCGTGCCTGAAGGCGTTGTGCGCCCGGATCTGGCTACGACCGATGCCTACGCGGCTGCCACACTCACTAGGCAGGCAGCTAGCGGTACACTCAGCTTTCCGGTATACTTCCAGAATATTTCTACTACAGATTTTGGTACGCCGCTGAAGGCGGAAGTAACTCTACGCGACGCGGCCAACCGCACCAGTACTACCCTGGTTGAATATAAAGGCGGTGTACTGAAAGCCGGTGAAACCGCCAAAATCGACGTGACAGCCAACGTGGTGAATCTGGCTACCGGCGTTGTAACGGGCTCCGTGAACGTAAACCCGCGCCTGCTGCCCGAGCAGTACTACTTCAACAACCAGCTAGTGCTGCCAAACTTCAACGTGAATAACAGCAGCACACCGCCTACCCTAGATGTAGCCTTCGACGGGCAGCACATCCTGAACGGCGATATTGTGTCGCCCTCGCCGCTGGTGACGGTGCAGTTGCAAAACAACAACCTGCTGCGGCCGGTGAAAGAAGCCAGCAACTTCAGCCTGTTTCTGGTAAAGCCGGGCGAAAGCAACGCCACGGAAGTAAACATGAACTCGTCGGCGGTGGCCTTTATGGCCGATTCGGCTAAGGGGATGGCGCGCATTGAGTACCGCCCCATCACGGCACTGGCTGATGGTAAATACACGCTCATCGCGCAGGGCCGCGACGCCTCCGGTAGTACAGCGGGTAGTCAGGAATACCGCGTGACGTTCGAGGTCATCAACGAGTCGACCATCACCAACGTGTATCCCTACCCCAACCCCATGACCAGCAAGGCGAAGTTTGTCTTCACGCTGACCGGGGCGCAGGTGCCACGCAACATGAAGATTCAGATTCTCAGCCTCACGGGCCGTGTGGTGCGCGAAATCATGATGGCTGAGCTTGGCCCGCTGCGCATCGGCAACAATATCTCCGACTATGCCTGGGATGGTACCGACGAGTTTGGTGACCGACTCGCCAACGGCACCTATCTCTACCGCGTGGTGCTCGACGACCCCAACAAAGACTTCCAGCACCGCACCACCGCCGGCGACAAAGCCTTCAAGAAAGACTGGGGTAAAATCGTGCTGCTGCGGTAG
- a CDS encoding ABC transporter permease gives MNVSQYISHKIDGADSGSFTSSVTKIAIISIAMGLAVMIVSFAILEGFRNEIQNKIFSFGAHLQITKYDTNNSLEVAPINGQQLTQELRTFPQVKTVQPFAIKTAIIKTRDEVLGVVLKGIDEPQAGSSPMRQNLVAGKFLTFPDTAASNDVLLSRKVADKLRLKVGDEALFYFIQNPPRIRRFKVSGIYQTGLDEFDEVYVIGDIRQIRDLRAWPDSLVGGMEVVLRDFQQLNPVADNMYEQLPYDLKLDKITEQYQQLFDWLKLLNRNVVIFLVLIIVVATFNMIATIFIMILERTNMIGVLKAIGATDNQIRSMFFFRGLSLTVRGMLWGNVIGLGFCAVQYFFHVIPLDPENYYMDRVPIHWDLLIIVVLNVATFLASLLAVLVPTYLISRIRPVTAIKFD, from the coding sequence GTGAACGTCTCGCAGTACATATCCCACAAGATTGATGGGGCCGACTCAGGTTCTTTTACCTCGTCGGTGACAAAAATAGCCATTATCAGCATTGCCATGGGCTTGGCCGTGATGATTGTGTCGTTTGCCATCCTGGAAGGCTTCCGCAACGAAATTCAGAACAAAATTTTCTCGTTCGGGGCGCATCTGCAAATCACTAAGTACGACACCAACAACTCGCTGGAGGTGGCGCCCATCAACGGGCAGCAGCTCACGCAGGAGCTGCGTACGTTTCCGCAGGTGAAAACCGTGCAGCCGTTTGCCATTAAAACGGCCATTATCAAAACCCGCGATGAGGTGCTGGGCGTGGTGCTCAAGGGCATCGACGAGCCGCAGGCCGGTAGCTCGCCCATGCGCCAGAACCTGGTGGCTGGCAAGTTTCTGACCTTCCCCGACACGGCAGCCAGCAACGACGTGCTACTCTCGCGCAAAGTAGCCGACAAGTTGCGCCTGAAAGTAGGCGACGAGGCACTGTTCTACTTCATCCAGAATCCGCCCCGCATCCGGCGCTTCAAGGTCAGCGGTATCTACCAGACCGGCCTCGACGAGTTCGACGAGGTGTACGTCATCGGCGATATCCGGCAGATACGCGACCTGCGCGCCTGGCCCGATTCGCTGGTGGGCGGCATGGAAGTGGTGCTGCGCGACTTCCAGCAGCTCAATCCGGTAGCCGACAACATGTACGAGCAGCTTCCCTACGACCTGAAGCTCGACAAGATTACGGAGCAGTATCAGCAGCTCTTCGACTGGCTGAAGCTGCTCAACCGCAACGTGGTTATCTTCTTGGTGCTCATTATTGTGGTGGCGACGTTCAACATGATTGCCACCATCTTTATCATGATTTTGGAGCGTACCAACATGATTGGGGTGCTAAAGGCCATTGGCGCCACCGACAACCAGATTCGCAGTATGTTTTTCTTCCGCGGCCTGAGCCTCACGGTGCGCGGCATGCTCTGGGGCAACGTGATTGGGCTGGGCTTCTGCGCGGTGCAGTACTTCTTCCATGTCATCCCCCTCGACCCCGAGAACTACTACATGGACCGCGTGCCGATTCATTGGGACCTGCTCATCATTGTGGTTCTGAACGTGGCTACGTTCCTGGCATCGTTGCTAGCCGTGCTAGTGCCTACCTACCTCATCTCGCGCATTCGGCCGGTGACGGCTATTAAGTTCGACTAA
- a CDS encoding GxxExxY protein, whose protein sequence is MLLDTRYNTLTGAVISCAMQVHRTLGNGFQEVIYQRYLALEMEREGLVFAREVEMPLYYRDTEVGSRRVDFLVDDTVLVELKALTEIGAVHFAQTINYLEAYKLEVGLLINFGETSLRFKRFLKNQPRIIPSG, encoded by the coding sequence ATGTTGCTTGATACGCGCTACAATACTTTGACAGGAGCTGTAATTAGCTGTGCGATGCAAGTGCATCGCACATTGGGCAATGGCTTTCAGGAGGTGATTTACCAGCGTTATCTAGCACTGGAAATGGAGCGGGAAGGGCTGGTTTTCGCTCGTGAGGTAGAAATGCCACTGTACTATCGGGATACAGAAGTAGGCTCCCGTCGCGTCGATTTTCTGGTGGACGATACTGTGTTGGTGGAGTTGAAGGCACTAACCGAAATTGGCGCAGTGCATTTTGCTCAGACCATCAACTATCTAGAAGCCTACAAGCTGGAGGTAGGCCTACTAATCAATTTCGGGGAGACGAGCTTACGCTTTAAACGCTTCCTCAAAAACCAACCGCGCATCATCCCTTCCGGTTGA
- a CDS encoding dihydrofolate reductase has product MIALIVAVAENGVIGQENTLPWHLPNDLKHFKQLTSGHPIVMGRRTFDSIGKPLPNRQNIVVTRQTDWQPAGCEVAYSVPAAVELAQTFDEDIFIIGGAEIYRQALPAADTIFLTEVHQTVEGDALFPDLNRTEWQEETRERHEPDLKHAFAYSFVTLRRR; this is encoded by the coding sequence ATGATAGCCCTCATCGTAGCCGTGGCCGAAAACGGCGTTATTGGCCAAGAAAACACCCTGCCCTGGCACCTACCCAATGACCTTAAGCATTTCAAACAACTTACCTCGGGTCACCCTATTGTGATGGGTAGGCGCACGTTTGATTCGATTGGCAAGCCGCTGCCCAACCGGCAAAACATTGTGGTGACACGGCAAACGGACTGGCAGCCTGCAGGCTGTGAAGTAGCCTATTCCGTACCCGCCGCGGTGGAATTAGCCCAGACCTTCGACGAAGATATTTTCATCATTGGCGGTGCCGAAATCTACCGCCAGGCCCTACCTGCCGCCGACACTATTTTTCTCACGGAGGTGCACCAAACCGTGGAAGGCGACGCTCTCTTCCCTGACCTCAACCGCACCGAATGGCAAGAAGAAACTCGTGAACGACACGAGCCCGACCTCAAACACGCCTTCGCTTATAGCTTCGTGACGCTGCGAAGGAGGTAA